The Elstera cyanobacteriorum genome includes the window AACCTGTGCGCACATTAGATCGCCCAAAACCCCGCTCGGCCCCAGGGTGACGGCAATCACCGAGGCTTTCGGCATCATCACATCGCGCAACTTTCTGCTAGCAAGCCGCGCGCTGACGGCTTTCACCGCATCCAAGGTGCCTTGGGAGGCCGCGAGGTAATTCTCCTTCGAATAGAAAAACGCCAAAATCGTCCCCACCCAGGCCGAGACAACCGGCAGAATGGCGGTGAGCAGCAGCTTGCCGGTATCGAGGAAGTCATTTGGGTTCCCACTGCGGGCCGCCGCCCACAAAAGCCCGGTGACAAGCACTGTCATCAAGCCCGCGGCGATGCTCATTACGGTGATGGCAAGCTTAAACTGCGGGGAATCGGGTTCAGCCATCGACGGATCTCCGGGGAAGAGCGATGGAGGCAGCCCAGGACGCGGCCTGCCGCAATTGGACTTAGTGAATGGCAAGATAACAGCTTAGAGAGGTGTTAGCCTGACTGAAGCGCGTTTTAGGCGAAAGCGCTCTTTAACCCTTTTGCGGTATTCGATAGGCTAATTGGCGAGGTTCCAGGTTCGGATGCAGAATGGCCCAGACGCAGATTTTCCTCAGTCACCGCAGTTCGCAGAAAGCCTTTCTGAAAGCGCGGTTGATCCCGAAGCTGGAGCCGACCTTCAAAGTCTGGCTGGACGAGCGCGAGATTGACCCGCTGGAGCCGATTACCGAGGAAATTCGCCAAGCTATCGCCGAAAGTCACCTGTTCTTGGCTTGGTGGTTCGACGGCTATGAAGAGTCCGAACCCTGCCACTTCGAACTGATCACTGCCCTCGCCCACTGCCGGGCGGAAGGGGAGCATAGCTACCAGCAGCGGGTGTTTTTCGCTGGCCCAGATGCGGCGCGCAACTATGCCGAGGCAGGGATTTTTAAGGGGTTGCTCGCCGCGCCCCTCTCGACCGAGCCGACCGAGGCGGAGCTTGACACCCTCGTGAACGCCCTCAAAAGCCGCGCCGGGGATGCCCTCCAGCCCTTCGGCGCGACCAAGCTGGATAAAGCGAACCGCGAGGCCATCGCGCCGAATACCAACTTCGTCGGTCGCGCTAAGGAGCTGCTGCAGCTTTTTGGGCGGATGCACGCCGGGCGCGCTGGAACCGAGGGGGGCGGCGATGCCGTAACCCTCGTGTCGGGCATGGGCGGCGAAGGCAAGACGGAACTCGCCAAGGAATTCGCCCGGCGCTTCAGGGCGTGGTATCCGGGCGGCGTCTATCGCATCAATCTGCCCGGGGATGCGGGCGATTGGGCGGCCAGCGGTGCGGCGCTCGATCAAGCCCTCGCCGATATTGCCGATGATTTCGGCATTCTCCGCCCGGAAAATGCCACGCGCCGCTTTGTGCGCGGGCGGATCGGCGAGAAGCTGACGACGCCCTACCTCTGGCTGCTCGATGATATTCGCGGCGGCGTTTCAGTGGAAGATTTGGCGGATTTTCTGCCGCCCAACGGTCACGGAACCTGCCTCTTGACCAGCCGCGCCAAGGTCTCCGGCATGCCGGAGTTTGACTTGGAGCGTCTATCGCCCAGCGATGGGCTGCGGCTGCTAAAACGGCTTAGCCCGACATTGGCCGACGATATGGCGGCAAAACTTGTTGATCATGTCGATGGCCACGCCCTCGCGCTCAACCTGATCGGGCGCGGCGTTCACAGCGGGACGGACCCTGCGGCCTTCCTCAGCAAAACCGGGGCGGCGCTCGCCCCGCTGGAACAAGTGGCCGCGCGCTTAAAGCTCGGCGGGGCCAAGGTGCGGCCCGTTCTGGCAACGCTGCTCACCAGCCTTAGCCTGATTCCCGCCGATCATTTTGCCCGTCCCCTGCTGGGCTTGCTGGCGCGACTGGCGTCCGCGCCGGTGCCCGTCGCGTTTCTTCAGCGGTTTATCGGACCAGATAGGCTGGTTCCGGCACTAGAATGGCTCACAACGCAGGGGTTGTTGCGTGAAACGCTTGCGGGCGGGCTAGATTGCCGCCGCCTGCATCCCCTGATGGCCGAGGTGGTGCGTGAATTGCCCGAGGCGTTTGGGGCCGCGGAAAGCCTGAGCGAGGGGCTGACGGCGCTGGATGGGGTTTTGCGCGCGGAGTTGCAGGCAATTATCGACGATGCGGGGCATTTCCGCCGCAACGCTCTCGCAACCATGCTAATGCCGCACGCACGCCACCGGGCGGCGGTGGAACTGGAGGAGGCGCGGCCCGATTTCGCCGCTGATCTCGGATCTGCCCTCTACGCCCTTGGCGACCTGCCCGGCGCACGGGCGCTGGAGGAGCACGTTCTCGACATCCGCCGCCGCTTTCTGGGGCCAGAGCATCCCGACACGCTCACCGGTATGAATAATCTGGCGGAAACCCTCCGCGCTCAGGGCGACCTGCCCGGCGCGCGGGCGTTGCAGGAGCAGGTGCTAGACGCCCACCGCCGCGCCCTAGGGCCGGAGCATCCCCACACGCTTATCAGTATGAACAATCTGGCGGAAACCT containing:
- a CDS encoding tetratricopeptide repeat protein, with the translated sequence MAQTQIFLSHRSSQKAFLKARLIPKLEPTFKVWLDEREIDPLEPITEEIRQAIAESHLFLAWWFDGYEESEPCHFELITALAHCRAEGEHSYQQRVFFAGPDAARNYAEAGIFKGLLAAPLSTEPTEAELDTLVNALKSRAGDALQPFGATKLDKANREAIAPNTNFVGRAKELLQLFGRMHAGRAGTEGGGDAVTLVSGMGGEGKTELAKEFARRFRAWYPGGVYRINLPGDAGDWAASGAALDQALADIADDFGILRPENATRRFVRGRIGEKLTTPYLWLLDDIRGGVSVEDLADFLPPNGHGTCLLTSRAKVSGMPEFDLERLSPSDGLRLLKRLSPTLADDMAAKLVDHVDGHALALNLIGRGVHSGTDPAAFLSKTGAALAPLEQVAARLKLGGAKVRPVLATLLTSLSLIPADHFARPLLGLLARLASAPVPVAFLQRFIGPDRLVPALEWLTTQGLLRETLAGGLDCRRLHPLMAEVVRELPEAFGAAESLSEGLTALDGVLRAELQAIIDDAGHFRRNALATMLMPHARHRAAVELEEARPDFAADLGSALYALGDLPGARALEEHVLDIRRRFLGPEHPDTLTGMNNLAETLRAQGDLPGARALQEQVLDAHRRALGPEHPHTLISMNNLAETSRAQGDLPSARALQEQVLDARRRLLGPEHPHTLNSMNNLAGILSDQGDLPGARALEERVVEIRRRILGPEHPDTLTSLSNLAGTLHAQGDFSGARALQEQVLEAYHHTLGPEHPDTLTSLSNLAGTHQSQGDLSGARVLQEQVLEARRRLLGPEHPDTLISMGNLASTLSAQGDLPGARALQEQVLEIHRRTLGPEHPDTITSLNNLAANLYHQGDLPGARALQEQVLEARRRLLGPEHPATLGSINNLAVTLLNLGKTAEARELLRPILPLLPTLAHAQARTALTDFARHLKLLPPEAP